In Anas platyrhynchos isolate ZD024472 breed Pekin duck chromosome 22, IASCAAS_PekinDuck_T2T, whole genome shotgun sequence, the following proteins share a genomic window:
- the H6PD gene encoding GDH/6PGL endoplasmic bifunctional protein, whose translation MLRRVLCTMFFMGALPSPAEMSQGHISVVLLGATGDLAKKYLWQGLFQLYMDQVSSGHSFTFHGAALTALEPGQKMMFDVLKKLACPPDEAPDRCAVLKDQFLKLSQYHQLKTAENYTVLNREIEVLLRQEGLKEAGRIFYFSVPPFAYTEIARHINSSCRPPPGAWLRVVLEKPFGHDLESAQQLAAELTSFFREEEMYRVDHYLGKQAVAHILPFRDQNQEFLDPIWNRHHVERVEIVLKEVVDAKGRTSFYEQYGVIRDVLQNHLTEALMFLTMELPGNLSRTEEVLQCKLQALRSLRGLEKHSAVLGQYQAYASHVQEELKKGQDYVSTTPTFAGVLVQSDSLRWEGVPFLLTSGKALDERVGYVRVLFKNRAYCTQSETLRDAGHSQCKAKQIVFYIGHGALNTPAVLVSRNLFRPVMPKSSWREVVGQPELHVFGQPLSDYYVYSPVKERDAYSVLISNIYHGRKDFFITTENLLASWAFWTPLLNSISRQPPRLYPGGVENQNLLDFEMVSGELAFTAAEPVELLHPDRSMPSDFKTIQSKFRQSPLVSMWSEDLISQLASDVEKAANRAVAGSGQFHLALSGGSSPVALFQRLARHHYAFPWRHTHIWLVDERCVPLTDPESNFFSLHSHLLQSIRVPYFNVHPMPVHLNQRLCVEEDGGTELYAKEIAALVANSSFDLVLLGLGTDGHTASLFPDSENGLEGTRAVVLTESPIKPHQRMSFSLSLINKARQVFVLVVGKGKHDITTQISRVGRQPRKWPISGVSPSSGQLVWYVDYEALLG comes from the exons ATGCTGAGAAGAGTGCTGTGTACCATGTTTTTCATGGGAGCCTTGCCATCGCCGGCTGAGATGTCCCAGGGCCACATCTCCGTGGTCTTGCTGGGAGCCACAGGTGATTTGGCCAAGAAGTATTTGTGGCAGGGCCTCTTCCAGCTCTACATGGACCAAGTGAGCAGTGGCCACAGCTTCACTTTCCACGGGGCTGCGCTGACAGCTCTGGAACCAGGGCAGAAGATGATGTTTGATGTGCTGAAGAAGCTGGCCTGTCCCCCGGATGAGGCTCCGGACAGATGTGCTGTGCTGAAGGACCAATTCTTGAAGCTGAGCCAGTACCACCAGCTGAAGACCGCCGAGAACTACACTGTGCTCAACAGGGAGATCGAGGTGCTGCTTCGCCAGGAGGGCCTGAAGGAGGCTGGAAGAATCTTCTACTTCTCAGTACCTCCGTTTGCCTACACGGAGATCGCCCGGCACATcaacagcagctgcagaccCCCTCCGGGCGCCTGGCTGCGTGTGGTGCTGGAGAAACCTTTTGGCCACGACCTGGAGTCGgcccagcagctggctgcagagctgacGAGCTTCTTCAGGGAAGAGGAGATGTACAGGGTGGACCACTACTTGGGCAAGCAG GCTGTAGCCCATATCCTGCCTTTTCGAGACCAGAACCAGGAGTTTCTGGATCCCATCTGGAACCGACATCATGTGGAAAGAGTGGAGATTGTCCTGAAGGAGGTTGTGGATGCCAAAG GCCGCACCAGCTTCTACGAGCAGTACGGAGTCATCCGGGATGTGCTGCAGAACCACCTCACCGAGGCCCTGATGTTCCTGACCATGGAGCTCCCGGGCAACCTGAGTAGGACCGAAGAAGTCTTGCAGTGCAAGCTGCAGGCCCTCCGGTCCTTGCGGGGCCTGGAGAAGCACAGTGCTGTGTTGGGTCAGTATCAGGCGTACGCCAGCCACGTGCAGGAGGAACTGAAGAAGGGACAGGACTATGTCAGCACGACACCAACCTTCGCAG GTGTGCTCGTTCAGAGTGACAGCCTGCGTTGGGAAGGGGTCCCTTTCCTCCTCACTTCTGGGAAAGCCCTGGATGAACGGGTAGGTTACGTCCGTGTTCTCTTCAAGAACCGGGCCTACTGCACGCAGAGCGAGACGCTGCGGGACGCAGGGCACAGCCAGTGTAAAGCCAAGCAGATCGTCTTCTACATCGGACATGGCGCACTCAACACCCCTGCAGTGCTTGTGAGCAGGAACCTTTTCAGGCCTGTCATGCCAAAAAGCAGTTGGAGAGAAGTTGTAGGTCAGCCAGAGCTGCATGTTTTTGGACAACCGCTGTCTGATTACTACGTGTACAGCCCTGTGAAGGAGAGAGATGCGTATTCTGTCCTTATTTCCAACATATACCACGGCAGGAAGGACTTCTTCATCACCACCGAGAACTTGCTGGCCTCCTGGGCCTTCTGGACACCGCTGCTGAACAGTATTTCTCGCCAGCCCCCGCGCCTCTACCCTGGTGGGGTGGAGAACCAAAACCTCTTGGACTTTGAAATGGTGAGCGGGGAGCTGGCGTTCACGGCGGCAGAGCCGGTGGAACTGCTGCACCCCGACAGGTCGATGCCAAGTGATTTCAAGACAATCCAGTCCAAATTTCGGCAAAGCCCCTTGGTGTCAATGTGGTCCGAGGACCTGATTTCCCAGCTGGCTTCTGATGTTGAGAAGGCAGCAAACAGGGCTGTGGCAGGCTCTGGGCAGTTCCACCTGGCTTTGTCCGGCGGCTCAAGCCCCGTGGCCCTATTCCAGCGGCTGGCAAGGCACCATTATGCCTTCCCGTGGAGGCACACCCACATCTGGCTGGTGGATGAGCGCTGCGTCCCCCTCACTGACCCGGAGTCCAACTTCTTCAGCCTGCACAGCCACCTCCTGCAGAGCATCAGGGTGCCCTACTTCAACGTCCACCCCATGCCTGTGCACCTGAACCAGCGGCTCTGCGTGGAAGAGGATGGAGGCACGGAGCTTTATGCCAAGGAGATCGCGGCCCTGGTGGCCAATTCCAGCTTTgacctggtgctgctggggctgggcactgACGGGCACACCGCCTCGCTCTTCCCCGACTCTGAAAACGGCCTGGAAGGGACTCGGGCCGTGGTGCTGACCGAAAGCCCCATCAAACCTCACCAAAGGATGAGCTTCAGCCTGTCCCTCATCAACAAAGCCAGGCAGGTGTTCGTGCTGGTTGTGGGGAAGGGCAAGCACGATATCACCACCCAGATCAGCAGGGTGGGCCGGCAGCCAAGGAAGTGGCCTATCTCGGGTGTCAGCCCCAGCTCTGGCCAGCTGGTGTGGTATGTGGATTATGAAGCTCTGCTTGGGTGA